The following coding sequences are from one Ammospiza caudacuta isolate bAmmCau1 chromosome 10, bAmmCau1.pri, whole genome shotgun sequence window:
- the RAB8B gene encoding ras-related protein Rab-8B isoform X1, with product MAKTYDYLFKLLLIGDSGVGKTCLLFRFSEDAFNTTFISTIGIDFKIRTIELDGKKIKLQIWDTAGQERFRTITTAYYRGAMGIMLVYDITNEKSFDNIKNWIRNIEEHASSDVERMILGNKCDMNEKRQVSKEKGEKLAIDYGIKFLETSAKSSINVEEAFFTLARDIMTKLNRKMNDNSSSGAGGPVKITENRSKKSSFFRCTLL from the exons ATGGCGAAGACTTACGACTATCTGTTCAAGCTGCTGCTGATTGGGGACTCGGGCGTGGGCAAGACCTGCCTGCTCTTCCGCTTCAGCGAGGACGCCTTCAACACCACCTTCATCTCCACCATCG GAATCGACTTTAAAATCAGAACAATAGAATTAGATGGAAAGAAAATCAAGCTACAAATATG GGACACAGCAGGCCAGGAGAGATTCCGCACAATCACCACAGCTTACTACAGAGGAGCCATG GGAATTATGCTGGTGTATGACATCACAAATGAAAAGTCTTTTGACAACATCAAAAATTGGATAAGGAACATAGAAGAG caTGCCTCTTCAGATGTAGAAAGAATGATCTTGGGTAACAAGTGTGATATGAATGAAAAAAGACAAGtctcaaaagaaaaaggggagaag TTAGCAATTGATTACGGAATCAAATTTTTGGAGACAAGTGCAAAATCCAGCATAAATGTGGAAGAG GCGTTTTTCACACTTGCACGAGACATTATGACAAAGCTCAACAGAAAAATG aatgACAACAGTTCATCGGGGGCAGGTGGGCCagtaaaaataacagaaaatcgATCTAAGAAGAGCAGCTTCTTTCGATGCACGCTACTTTGA
- the RAB8B gene encoding ras-related protein Rab-8B isoform X2 → MAKTYDYLFKLLLIGDSGVGKTCLLFRFSEDAFNTTFISTIGIDFKIRTIELDGKKIKLQIWDTAGQERFRTITTAYYRGAMGIMLVYDITNEKSFDNIKNWIRNIEEHASSDVERMILGNKCDMNEKRQVSKEKGEKLAIDYGIKFLETSAKSSINVEEAFFTLARDIMTKLNRKMNDNSSSGAEEFNAILLSSAETEEF, encoded by the exons ATGGCGAAGACTTACGACTATCTGTTCAAGCTGCTGCTGATTGGGGACTCGGGCGTGGGCAAGACCTGCCTGCTCTTCCGCTTCAGCGAGGACGCCTTCAACACCACCTTCATCTCCACCATCG GAATCGACTTTAAAATCAGAACAATAGAATTAGATGGAAAGAAAATCAAGCTACAAATATG GGACACAGCAGGCCAGGAGAGATTCCGCACAATCACCACAGCTTACTACAGAGGAGCCATG GGAATTATGCTGGTGTATGACATCACAAATGAAAAGTCTTTTGACAACATCAAAAATTGGATAAGGAACATAGAAGAG caTGCCTCTTCAGATGTAGAAAGAATGATCTTGGGTAACAAGTGTGATATGAATGAAAAAAGACAAGtctcaaaagaaaaaggggagaag TTAGCAATTGATTACGGAATCAAATTTTTGGAGACAAGTGCAAAATCCAGCATAAATGTGGAAGAG GCGTTTTTCACACTTGCACGAGACATTATGACAAAGCTCAACAGAAAAATG aatgACAACAGTTCATCGGGGGCAG AAGAATTTAATGCAATTTTGTTGTCATCTGCTGAAACTGAAGAATTCTAA